The following is a genomic window from bacterium.
GCAAGGAAATTTTGCGACCTGTGCAATCACTACAGAGACACGGAGCTACGGAGTAATGATTTTAGAAAAAGAACCGAACAAGAGCAGATAATTGGAGCTGCAATAGAAGTTCATCGGTATTTGGGAACTGGTCTATTGGAATCAGCTTTTAAAAGATGGCCTCAAGAGAGTTATCTGTTAATTTTTCTCTGCGCCTCTGTGTCTGTGTGGTGAATTATTGATTGCACAGGTCGAAATTTTGTTTAGGATGGAAATTCGTAACCGTTCAGGTAGCAGTTACTAGTTTTGGTTGAGATTTCAAAAGATTCTGATATATGAACGCTTACAAAATATTGAATGTAGAATATTTGTAGAAGGGAAAGGAATAGAAATGCCGAAGGAAAGTAGAATATTTGATCTTGAAGAGCGTTACAACGGCTAAACAGAAAAATACCAAAACTTGATAATTCTTCATTCTACATTCGATATTCTACATTCGATATTGGTCATTGATAACATTTTAAATTTAACTGATCAAAGCCGTCAGATGTTGCGCATCTTAAAGATTAAACTGATTCTGTTACCTGAACGCTTACGGAAATTCGATGTCAACAATATCCTGGTGCAATCTTCCTTTTGTCAAAGGCTACAGCCTTCGGCTTCGCATAGCCACTGTGCCCTTGTCCGAAATTGCTTCTTGGCGGTTTGTTTACATTTATAAAAAGAAAAGGTGAGTTATTATTATGACTAACGAATTGAATATTAATTTTATCCTTGCTTTATATGATAAATATTTATATGATCTCCAAAAGGTAAGAAAATATCAAAGAAAATTACATTATCAAAAGGGTTATCCCTGGTTTAAAAAACCTTGGTTTGAAAAATATTTTATCTACCGTGCACTGCGATATATTTTAAAAAATTTTAGTTATACACAGAATGTAGTTAAAATGGACCCTCAATTGGATGATGTTGAGGCAGAAATAACTTATTTATTGATTCGAGAATTTAGGCCAGAGACTGTTGTGGAAATTTCCCCTTGCGGAGGATGGTCTACATCATGGATTCTAAATGCAATAAAAGATAACGACTTTGGAAAATTATATTCATATGACATAGTGAATTACTCGACAAAATTGGTACCATCAGATTTATCTAAAAATAGGTGGGTGTTTACCAAAGGAGATATAAAGGAAAATATAGAGAAACTACCTCAAAAAATCGATTATCTTTTTATGGATTCAGATCATTCTGCTACTTTCACCCATTGGTATATCCAAAATATATTTTCTAACCTAAAAAATGGAACCACGGTAAGTGTCCATGATGTATTTCATACGGCAGATCCCACTGGTTTTGATGCTGAAGGTGGTGTGATTATAGATTGGTTAAAACAGAAAAAGATAGAATATTTTACAGCATCTCCCGCAAAAGAAAAAGTTGTATATGATAAAATTATGTCAATTAAAAACAAATTGAACATCAAAAAACTAATACATTATAGTCAAGGAACTAATCCCATGATTTTTTTTATTTTTAAAAAATGAATTAGTAACTATTCAGCCACAGAGGCACAGAGACACAGAGGTATTTTAAGATGAAAGATTTGAATGAGATAACAGAGAAAATCATCAGATGTGCGATAGAAGTATATAAGCAAATTCCTTTTGTTAAAAGATGGTATCAAAAGGTATATTTTATAATTTCTCTGTGCCTCTGTGTCTCTGTGGCAAATTAGGGGAAACTTAGAAGCAAAGGAATTAATCCCCGTGTTTCGTGGTTGAACAATCACTTCTTGAACTTCCAATTTAAGTAAGGGAGAAAAAAGTGGCAATAACTATTAGTTCAAAATAGGTGACTACTTAAACGCTTACCAGAGGTTTAACATGAGGATATTGATTGTCTCTCCATTTTATCCTTTACCAATTCGTTCAGGTGGACATAGCCGCATTTTCAATTTAATCCGTTATACTGGACAGCGGCATAATGTGCAACTTCTTTCGTTGATTACCCCTGACCTTTACAGATTTCCAGAAGCATTGGAAGGAGTTAAAGAACCTGCCGTTCTTGTCCTGGCCAGAAATAATGATACTTTTGGTCAACGGTTGGCTGAAGCGATGTTGCCATGGAAATGGTTGAGAACAATACGGCGATTGCAGGAGCGGATTGTCGGGCTACCACGGCAGGCTTCACGCTTTTATTTCCCACCGCTCGCTCAACATCTCAAAAGATTGTTAACCAAATATCATTTTGATGTTGTTCAGCTGGAATATACCGCTATGGGACGATATTTACCATTGATAAGGAGGTATGCACCTGATGTTAGGATAGTGCTTGACGAAATCGATATTAGCTACATAGCCCTTCAACGCCTTGCAGAACAAAGCAATGACCGACAGAAAAAATTCTTGCAAAGGGAGATAATTCGTATGAGACAATTTGAGCACTCTTTATGGTCACAATGCGATGCAATGATTACCCCCTCAGAAGTAGATGAACAGCACATCCAGGAGTATGCTTCCCCGGAGAAGGTTTGGGTGGTACCTAACGGTGTTGATACAGAATATTTTTCGTTTCATCCTTGTGAAACTAACAACCATTCCATTCTATTTCTCGGTTATTTTCGACATCCTCCAAATGTTATAGGACTGCGTTTTTTTATTCAGGAAGTGCTACCACAGATTCGCAAGCATTTGCCAGATGTTCGGCTGGAAGTTGTTGGAGATGCCGTTCCAGAGGATATTAAAAGATTACATAGTAAGGATGGTATCACCATACACGGTTATGTTAAAGATGTTCGGGCATTTATGCATCAATGTCGCGCAATGGTAGTGCCCATTTTTAATGGTGGTGGAACACGACTTAAGGTTCTGGAGGCATTTTCCGCTGGATTGCCCGTAGTATCAACAGTATTAGGATGTGAAGGGATTGACATTCAGAGCGAACAAGAATTACTATTGGCTAACACATCACAGGAGTTCACCCGAGCATTGTGTAGTTTACTGGAGAATGATTCTCTTGCCTATTCTCTGGCAAAAAGAGCCCGTCAATTGGTTGAAACAAAATACAGCTGGAAAACACTGTCGCAACAACTGGAGGAGGTATGGATTTATGGATAGTCAGCCGCAAGTGGGGCGTTTAGAACATCCAGTACTGCTACATCGAGAATCTACTTGTAACATCTCTGTGATTATTGTTAATTGGAATACCTATGAGTTACTGGAAAAATGTCTTGAGTCAATTTACAATCAGACAATCAATGTAACCTATGAAGTAATCGTTGTAGATAACGGTTCTACAGATGGTAGCTGTGAAATGGTGCAAGTAAAATTTCCTCAGACAATCCTTATCCGAAACGAGAAAAATGAAGGATTCGCTTTTGCCTGCAATAAAGGAATGCGTCAAGCAAATGGACACTATTTTCTCCTTCTTAATAGTGATACAATTATTGTTAATGACGCTATCTCTCAAATAGTGCAATATATGGATGAGAATCAAAGAGCCGGTGCTGGTGGTTGCGGGCTACTAAACCCGGATGGTTCTCTACAACCAGCCTGTGGTTGGTTTCCAACGCTGTATTCCATACTTGCGAATTTTAATCCCATCGGGAAATTGAGTAATCTGATACAGAAAGAATACAAATATTTTCCTCCACCTTTTCTTTCCTACCAGGAACATCTTCAAGAGCAAGATGTTGATTGGATAGTGGGAGCATGTATCATTGTTCGCCGTGAGGCTGTTGAACAGGCAGGTCTTATGGATGAAACAATGTTCTTTTATGCTGAAGAATGGGATTGGTGTTATCGAATCAAGAAGAATGGATGGCATATTATCTATACCCCGAACCCAAAGATAATTCACATCGGAGGTGGAAGTACTGTAGTATCCCTTGCTAACCGTGTTAGTGCTATTTTAAACGGTCAGCAATATTTTTATCAAAAACATCTTGGTTTTATTAAGGCGAGCATTATCAAACTGATGATTTTAGTTGGGGCATTGGGAAAAGGAACCTTTTGGTCGGTTCTATACATTTTATATTTTTATTCCCCTGACCGTCGAAAATTATTTTTGAATAAAATTAAATGGCATATCTATGTGCTTCGATGGGTTTTTTCTTTACAAGGAGACTAAACAATGATTGTATTAGCTGAAATTGTCATTCCTCCAGATGATGTATATGGAGTTAAATATCCACCATTGGCTCTGGCGTGTTTGGCAGGTGCACTTAAAAATGCTGGAGAACAATCGCAAATAGTATTATTTCGACATGGGGATGACTCATACAAATGGGTTAATCAAGTACTCGCATTACAGCCACAGGTAGTAGGCTTTTCTGTCTTTGTAGGATTCAAATTGAAGATGGCATTACATCTGTCAAGATTACTCAAACAACTTCAGCCTGATTTACCAATTTTGTGGGGCGGAGTCCATCCTTCCCTTGAACCAGAACAATGCCTCTATGAACCATCTATTGACTGGATATGCGTGGGACCTGGTGAATCTACAATAGTATCCATAGCCCGGATGCTTCACCGTAATATCGGTATTGAACAGGTTCCGTCACTGGCATATCGCAATAACGGCAAGGTGGTTATCAATCCTCCAGGCATTCCAGGAATTGACTCTACTATAGGACGTCCTGACTGGGAAAGTTTTCCCGTTCAGGAATTTGTCTTTAGCACCAATCCTCAACAGAAGACTATTGGATTCATTAGCTCGCGTGGTTGTCCATTCAATTGTGGCTTTTGTTATAATAAAGCATTCCATGGCAGACATTGGCAACCATCAGATATAACTCAAATCCAGAAAGAAATGCAGTATCTTCGTTCTCAATATAGTATTAATTCATTTCTCTTTCTGGATGATTGTTTTTTGGGCAACAAAAAGCGTGCGATAGAATTGTTGGAATGGATGAGTCAAAATGGATTTATTTGCTATGCAGTAGATTTGAGAGTAAATCAAATAGATTATGATATCATTGATACATTACATACAGCTGGTATCAGGTCGGTTTTCATTGGTATTGAGTCATCCTCCGAGAGAATATTACAATTAATAACAAAAGGTTTCGGGGTAGAGGATATAGAACGGGCTATGGTAGTTTTGAAAAAATATCCTGATATATTAATTTTATTGTCGTTCATCGTTGGTTTTCCTACAGAATCATTTCAGGAGATAAAGGAAACAATTTCCACTTGTGCCAAATTGTGTCTTCATCGCTCAAATACATTGATTGCTTTGAATAAATATTTACCTTTACCAGGTACGGCATTGTTCAAATTATCATTACAACATGGTTTCAAGGAACCTAAGAATTTGGCAGATTGGTTATCTTTGAATGTAGATGCTTATGGCATTAGTAAACTTGATTATTTCCCCGGTAGATTCACTGCTACAGAAATCGGGTATATACAACGAGCTATTCTCTATCTACGGATATTGTATAGACCTTATCTAACCGAAAAGATGAAAAGTATCAGGAGATGTGTTGCTGAAATATTCAGATACATAGCTATAGCTCGCTTACATTACCACTTATTGTGGTTTCCTGTTGATATATGGATTTATAATATTCTACGCCGATTATTCCAATCTAAAACACCATAAGCGACAAAATGTTCCTCTCAAATATACAATGAGACACATCCACCAGAGGAGGATACAAATTTGAGTTTAAGTAATCTAAAACAACTATTTTATTACTTTCCCTTACGCTGGTTGGCAACTTTATTGCCAATTTCATTAATCGGTGTTCTTGGGACTCTGTGTGCCTATATTGAGATTTTGACGATTCGTCCTGGCACAAAAAAAAGGCTTTTTGTGAACCTGATGACTGCCTTAGGTTTGGAGAATGATAGCCAAAAATGTGCTACCTTATGTTTTAATGTCATCCGCCATTACATTTGGAATATTCTGGAATTTACCCAGGCTCATCGTTTATGGAAAGGAAGGAAAACAAATTTTATCCAGCTGGTTGGTTTTGAACATATCACCCAATCTCTACGACAGGGTAGAGGAGTTGTTCTTGTTGGGGGACATTTAGCCACATTTGAATTCCACACAACGGCAGTTGCCTGGCAGGGATATTCTTCGGCACTGGTGGAACCCAGAGAAACGCAGTTAGATAATATCCCATCTGGTATTCCACGAATTATCCAGATATATCGGCGTCGTCACCAG
Proteins encoded in this region:
- a CDS encoding class I SAM-dependent methyltransferase, producing the protein MTNELNINFILALYDKYLYDLQKVRKYQRKLHYQKGYPWFKKPWFEKYFIYRALRYILKNFSYTQNVVKMDPQLDDVEAEITYLLIREFRPETVVEISPCGGWSTSWILNAIKDNDFGKLYSYDIVNYSTKLVPSDLSKNRWVFTKGDIKENIEKLPQKIDYLFMDSDHSATFTHWYIQNIFSNLKNGTTVSVHDVFHTADPTGFDAEGGVIIDWLKQKKIEYFTASPAKEKVVYDKIMSIKNKLNIKKLIHYSQGTNPMIFFIFKK
- a CDS encoding glycosyltransferase family 4 protein codes for the protein MRILIVSPFYPLPIRSGGHSRIFNLIRYTGQRHNVQLLSLITPDLYRFPEALEGVKEPAVLVLARNNDTFGQRLAEAMLPWKWLRTIRRLQERIVGLPRQASRFYFPPLAQHLKRLLTKYHFDVVQLEYTAMGRYLPLIRRYAPDVRIVLDEIDISYIALQRLAEQSNDRQKKFLQREIIRMRQFEHSLWSQCDAMITPSEVDEQHIQEYASPEKVWVVPNGVDTEYFSFHPCETNNHSILFLGYFRHPPNVIGLRFFIQEVLPQIRKHLPDVRLEVVGDAVPEDIKRLHSKDGITIHGYVKDVRAFMHQCRAMVVPIFNGGGTRLKVLEAFSAGLPVVSTVLGCEGIDIQSEQELLLANTSQEFTRALCSLLENDSLAYSLAKRARQLVETKYSWKTLSQQLEEVWIYG
- a CDS encoding glycosyltransferase family 2 protein, yielding MDSQPQVGRLEHPVLLHRESTCNISVIIVNWNTYELLEKCLESIYNQTINVTYEVIVVDNGSTDGSCEMVQVKFPQTILIRNEKNEGFAFACNKGMRQANGHYFLLLNSDTIIVNDAISQIVQYMDENQRAGAGGCGLLNPDGSLQPACGWFPTLYSILANFNPIGKLSNLIQKEYKYFPPPFLSYQEHLQEQDVDWIVGACIIVRREAVEQAGLMDETMFFYAEEWDWCYRIKKNGWHIIYTPNPKIIHIGGGSTVVSLANRVSAILNGQQYFYQKHLGFIKASIIKLMILVGALGKGTFWSVLYILYFYSPDRRKLFLNKIKWHIYVLRWVFSLQGD
- a CDS encoding radical SAM protein — its product is MIVLAEIVIPPDDVYGVKYPPLALACLAGALKNAGEQSQIVLFRHGDDSYKWVNQVLALQPQVVGFSVFVGFKLKMALHLSRLLKQLQPDLPILWGGVHPSLEPEQCLYEPSIDWICVGPGESTIVSIARMLHRNIGIEQVPSLAYRNNGKVVINPPGIPGIDSTIGRPDWESFPVQEFVFSTNPQQKTIGFISSRGCPFNCGFCYNKAFHGRHWQPSDITQIQKEMQYLRSQYSINSFLFLDDCFLGNKKRAIELLEWMSQNGFICYAVDLRVNQIDYDIIDTLHTAGIRSVFIGIESSSERILQLITKGFGVEDIERAMVVLKKYPDILILLSFIVGFPTESFQEIKETISTCAKLCLHRSNTLIALNKYLPLPGTALFKLSLQHGFKEPKNLADWLSLNVDAYGISKLDYFPGRFTATEIGYIQRAILYLRILYRPYLTEKMKSIRRCVAEIFRYIAIARLHYHLLWFPVDIWIYNILRRLFQSKTP
- a CDS encoding lysophospholipid acyltransferase family protein, coding for MSLSNLKQLFYYFPLRWLATLLPISLIGVLGTLCAYIEILTIRPGTKKRLFVNLMTALGLENDSQKCATLCFNVIRHYIWNILEFTQAHRLWKGRKTNFIQLVGFEHITQSLRQGRGVVLVGGHLATFEFHTTAVAWQGYSSALVEPRETQLDNIPSGIPRIIQIYRRRHQTRYLQYETIYTGMGFRQALKFLKQGGVVGIAIDYPVVTHSVICRFLGQERKVPLGPAYLAMKTDADIVIAHLERITFGKNRLTFIPVPVIKTEDFITDMSSLSIQLAQTYEQFILKHPEQWAWQMWLQNQ